A genomic stretch from Mycobacterium malmoense includes:
- a CDS encoding FHA domain-containing protein, which produces MTRPAPPVVTIRHDGSQRSFAAGHEVIIGRDVNADVRIPDPRISRTHLILRFDQGRWLAIDNGSLNGTYVNGYRMPVIDIHDGQSINVGNPQGPRLTFAIGPQQGQTSRPPQTRPTRDSGPPTMAWSALPEQTNPAVPPSPPRGQTTRQPQGPARGGPHVAPRRPVPPRQPVSPPRQAPPRLQTSGRPPRGTPPDQLTVVNAGAPAWPEPTPPTESTVIDARTADVSNLATRMVKFLTPRSSAATKTGTITIGRAADNDIVVPDVLASRQHATLVQTPLGTEIRDNSINGTFVNGTRIGSAILTDDDVVTIGNVDLAFRDGTLIRRSEAARRTGGLEVRNVRYVADNGKQLLDNISLSARPGTLTAIIGGSGAGKTTLARLVAGYARPSSGSVSFEGHDIHADYASLRSRIGMVPQDDVVHHQLTVNQALGYAAELRLPPDTSKADRAQVVAQVLDELDMTKHADTRVDKLSGGQRKRASVALELLTGPSLLILDEPTSGLDPALDHQVMTMLRQLADAGRVVIVVTHMLSYLDNCDQLLLVAPGGKTAYCGPPDQIGEAMGTTNWAKIFTRVGADPEEANRRFLAQSEAQKRPQKLVPAKADEPGDLGEPVHTSVRRQISTIARRQVRLVVADRAYFIFLALLPFILGVLSLTVPGNSGFRVADPQAGTPDESAQILNLLLLAAAFMGTALTIRDLVGERAIFQREQAVGLSTSAYLLAKTAVFCGFAILQSAITTTIVVIGKGAPTQGAVLLGNATFELFTTVAATCVASAILGLAISSLVRSSEQIMPLFVVSIMAQLVLCGGMVPVTGRLALDQLSFAMPARWGYAAAASTVNVRHLVPGSLIPQDRFWQHTSKIWLLDMGMLAALSVFYAGFVRWRIRLRR; this is translated from the coding sequence GTGACTCGACCCGCCCCGCCCGTCGTGACGATCCGGCACGACGGGTCCCAACGTTCCTTCGCGGCAGGCCACGAGGTGATCATCGGGCGTGACGTGAACGCCGACGTGCGCATCCCGGACCCGCGGATCTCCCGCACGCACCTGATCTTGCGGTTCGATCAAGGCCGATGGCTGGCAATCGACAACGGCTCGCTGAACGGGACCTACGTCAACGGCTACCGGATGCCGGTCATCGACATCCACGACGGTCAGAGCATCAACGTCGGCAACCCGCAGGGACCGCGGCTGACCTTCGCGATCGGACCGCAGCAGGGCCAGACCAGCCGGCCGCCCCAGACGAGGCCGACGCGGGACTCCGGACCGCCCACTATGGCCTGGTCCGCGCTCCCGGAGCAGACGAATCCCGCAGTGCCGCCTTCGCCGCCGCGTGGCCAGACCACACGCCAGCCCCAAGGCCCGGCTCGCGGCGGTCCCCACGTCGCGCCGCGGCGCCCTGTGCCGCCCAGGCAGCCGGTTTCGCCGCCGCGCCAGGCGCCGCCGCGGCTTCAGACATCGGGAAGGCCGCCCCGCGGGACGCCGCCCGACCAGCTGACCGTGGTCAACGCCGGCGCGCCGGCCTGGCCGGAACCCACGCCCCCCACCGAGTCCACCGTGATCGACGCCAGGACGGCCGACGTGTCGAACCTGGCGACCAGGATGGTGAAGTTCCTGACGCCGCGCTCGTCGGCGGCGACCAAAACCGGCACTATCACGATCGGCCGCGCAGCCGACAACGACATCGTCGTCCCCGACGTCTTGGCCTCGCGTCAACACGCGACCCTGGTGCAGACGCCGCTCGGCACCGAGATCCGGGACAACAGCATCAACGGAACTTTCGTCAACGGCACCCGCATCGGGTCGGCGATCTTGACCGACGACGACGTCGTCACCATCGGCAACGTCGACCTGGCGTTCCGCGACGGCACGCTGATCCGGCGCAGCGAAGCCGCGCGGCGCACCGGCGGCCTCGAGGTGCGCAACGTCAGGTACGTCGCCGACAACGGCAAGCAATTGCTGGACAACATCTCGCTGTCCGCCAGGCCCGGCACGCTGACCGCCATCATCGGCGGCTCGGGCGCCGGAAAGACCACCCTTGCCAGGCTGGTCGCCGGCTACGCCCGTCCCAGTTCCGGCTCGGTCAGCTTCGAGGGCCATGACATCCACGCCGACTACGCGTCGCTGCGCAGCAGGATCGGCATGGTCCCGCAGGACGATGTCGTGCATCATCAGCTGACGGTGAACCAGGCGCTGGGCTACGCCGCGGAGCTGAGGCTGCCGCCCGATACCAGCAAAGCCGACCGCGCCCAGGTGGTCGCGCAGGTGCTCGACGAACTCGACATGACCAAGCACGCCGACACCCGGGTCGACAAGCTGTCCGGCGGCCAGCGCAAACGCGCCTCGGTGGCGCTGGAACTGCTCACCGGGCCGTCGCTGCTGATCCTCGACGAGCCGACGTCGGGGCTCGACCCCGCGCTGGACCACCAGGTCATGACGATGCTGCGCCAATTGGCCGACGCCGGCCGCGTGGTGATCGTCGTGACGCACATGTTGTCCTACCTCGACAACTGCGACCAGCTGCTATTGGTGGCGCCGGGCGGCAAGACCGCCTACTGCGGACCGCCCGACCAGATCGGCGAGGCGATGGGAACCACCAACTGGGCCAAGATCTTCACCCGGGTGGGCGCCGACCCCGAGGAGGCCAACCGGCGCTTCCTGGCCCAGAGCGAGGCCCAGAAGCGACCGCAGAAACTCGTGCCGGCCAAGGCGGACGAGCCGGGCGACCTCGGCGAGCCGGTGCACACCAGCGTGCGGCGCCAGATCTCGACGATCGCGCGCCGGCAGGTGCGCCTGGTCGTCGCCGACCGCGCCTACTTCATATTCCTGGCGCTGTTGCCGTTCATCCTGGGTGTGCTGTCGCTGACCGTCCCCGGCAACAGCGGATTCCGCGTCGCCGACCCGCAGGCCGGCACGCCCGACGAATCCGCGCAGATCCTGAACCTGCTGCTGCTCGCCGCGGCCTTCATGGGCACCGCGCTGACGATCCGCGACCTGGTCGGCGAACGCGCCATCTTCCAACGCGAACAAGCGGTCGGGTTGTCGACGTCGGCCTACCTGCTCGCCAAGACCGCGGTGTTCTGCGGGTTCGCCATCCTGCAATCGGCGATCACCACCACGATCGTGGTAATCGGCAAGGGCGCGCCAACGCAGGGCGCCGTGCTGCTGGGTAACGCCACCTTCGAGCTGTTCACGACCGTCGCCGCCACCTGTGTGGCCTCGGCCATTCTTGGCCTGGCCATCTCGTCGCTGGTGCGCTCCAGCGAGCAGATCATGCCGCTGTTCGTGGTGTCGATCATGGCGCAGCTGGTGCTGTGCGGCGGGATGGTTCCCGTGACGGGCCGGCTCGCCCTCGACCAGTTGTCCTTTGCGATGCCCGCGCGCTGGGGCTACGCGGCGGCGGCGTCGACGGTCAACGTCCGGCATCTGGTACCGGGTTCGCTGATCCCCCAGGACCGGTTCTGGCAGCACACGTCCAAGATCTGGCTGCTCGACATGGGCATGCTGGCCGCGCTGTCCGTGTTCTATGCGGGCTTCGTGCGCTGGAGAATCAGGTTGCGCCGATAG
- the uvrB gene encoding excinuclease ABC subunit UvrB, which yields MAFATEHPVVAHSEYRPAAEEVAGLVRAGGRFEVVSPHAPAGDQPAAIKELERRIAAGERDVVLLGATGTGKSATTAWLIERLQRPTLVMAPNKTLAAQLANELREMLPHNAVEYFVSYYDYYQPEAYIAQTDTYIEKDSSINDDVERLRHSATSSLLSRRDVVVVASVSCIYGLGTPQSYLDRSVELRVGTDVPRDGLLRLLVDVQYTRNDLSFTRGSFRVRGDTVEIIPSYEELAVRIEFFGDEIEALYYLHPLTGEVIRQVDSLRIFPATHYVAGPERMAHAISTIEEELAARLAELEGQGKLLEAQRLRMRTNYDIEMMRQVGFCSGIENYSRHIDGRGPGSPPATLLDYFPEDFLLVIDESHVTVPQIGGMYEGDMSRKRNLVEYGFRLPSAVDNRPLTWEEFAERIGQTVYLSATPGPYELSQAGGEFVEQVIRPTGLVDPKVVVKPTKGQIDDLIGEIRKRADADQRVLVTTLTKKMAEDLTDYLLEMGIRVRYLHSEVDTLRRVELLRQLRLGDYDVLVGINLLREGLDLPEVSLVSILDADKEGFLRSSRSLIQTIGRAARNVSGEVHMYADTMTDSMKEAIDETERRRAKQIAYNEANGIDPQPLRKKIADILDQVYREAADTEATESVPIGGSGRNASRGRRAQGEPGRAVSAGVFEGRDVTSMPRAELADLIKDLTAQMMAAARDLQFELAARFRDEIADLKKELRGMDAAGLK from the coding sequence ATGGCTTTCGCCACTGAGCACCCGGTAGTCGCGCATTCCGAATATCGCCCCGCCGCAGAGGAGGTGGCAGGGTTGGTGCGTGCCGGCGGCCGCTTCGAGGTGGTCAGCCCGCACGCGCCGGCCGGCGACCAGCCGGCCGCCATCAAAGAGTTGGAGCGACGGATCGCGGCGGGGGAGCGCGACGTGGTGCTGCTGGGTGCCACCGGGACCGGCAAGTCGGCCACCACCGCATGGCTGATCGAGCGCCTGCAGCGGCCCACCCTGGTGATGGCGCCCAACAAGACGCTGGCCGCCCAGCTGGCCAATGAGCTGCGAGAGATGTTGCCGCACAACGCGGTTGAGTATTTCGTGTCGTACTACGACTACTACCAACCCGAGGCGTACATCGCGCAGACCGACACCTACATCGAAAAGGACAGCTCCATCAACGACGACGTGGAGCGCTTAAGGCACTCCGCGACGTCCTCGCTGCTGTCCCGTCGCGACGTGGTGGTGGTCGCCTCGGTGTCGTGCATCTACGGCCTGGGCACGCCGCAGTCCTACCTGGACCGCTCGGTCGAGCTGCGGGTCGGCACCGACGTGCCCCGGGACGGGCTGCTGCGGCTGCTGGTCGACGTCCAGTACACGCGCAACGACCTGTCCTTCACCCGCGGCTCGTTCCGGGTGCGCGGCGACACCGTGGAGATCATCCCGTCCTACGAGGAGCTGGCGGTGCGCATCGAGTTCTTCGGCGACGAGATCGAGGCGCTGTACTACCTGCACCCGCTGACCGGGGAGGTGATCCGCCAGGTGGACTCGCTGCGGATCTTCCCGGCCACCCACTACGTGGCCGGTCCGGAGCGGATGGCGCACGCGATCTCCACCATCGAGGAGGAACTGGCCGCGCGGCTCGCCGAGCTCGAGGGCCAGGGCAAGCTGCTGGAGGCCCAGCGGCTCCGGATGCGCACCAACTACGACATCGAGATGATGCGCCAGGTCGGGTTCTGCTCGGGCATCGAAAATTACTCAAGGCACATAGACGGCCGGGGCCCCGGCTCGCCGCCCGCGACCCTGCTCGACTACTTCCCGGAGGACTTCCTGCTCGTCATCGACGAGTCACACGTCACCGTGCCGCAGATCGGCGGCATGTACGAGGGCGACATGTCGCGCAAACGCAACCTCGTCGAGTACGGGTTCCGGCTGCCGTCCGCGGTCGACAACCGCCCGCTGACCTGGGAGGAGTTCGCCGAGCGGATCGGGCAGACGGTGTACCTGTCGGCCACCCCGGGCCCGTATGAGCTCAGCCAGGCCGGTGGCGAGTTCGTCGAGCAGGTGATCCGGCCGACCGGCCTGGTGGACCCGAAAGTGGTGGTCAAGCCGACCAAGGGGCAGATCGACGACCTGATCGGCGAGATCCGCAAACGCGCCGACGCCGACCAGCGGGTGCTGGTGACGACGCTGACCAAGAAGATGGCCGAGGATCTCACCGACTACCTGCTGGAGATGGGCATCCGGGTGCGCTATCTGCATTCCGAGGTCGACACGCTGCGCCGGGTGGAGCTGCTGCGCCAGCTGCGGCTCGGCGACTACGACGTGCTGGTCGGCATCAACCTGCTGCGCGAGGGCCTGGACCTGCCCGAGGTGTCGCTGGTGTCGATCCTCGACGCCGACAAGGAGGGCTTCCTGCGGTCGTCGCGCAGCCTGATCCAGACGATCGGCCGGGCCGCCCGCAACGTGTCCGGTGAGGTGCACATGTACGCCGACACGATGACCGATTCGATGAAGGAGGCCATCGACGAGACCGAACGGCGCCGGGCCAAGCAGATCGCCTACAACGAGGCCAACGGCATCGACCCGCAGCCGCTGCGCAAGAAGATCGCCGACATCCTCGACCAGGTCTACCGCGAGGCGGCCGATACCGAAGCCACCGAGTCCGTTCCCATCGGCGGGTCGGGCCGCAACGCCTCGCGCGGCCGGCGTGCCCAGGGCGAACCCGGCCGCGCGGTCAGCGCCGGGGTGTTCGAGGGTCGCGACGTCACCAGCATGCCGCGCGCCGAACTTGCCGACCTGATCAAGGACCTGACCGCGCAGATGATGGCCGCCGCGCGGGATCTGCAGTTCGAGCTGGCCGCCCGGTTCCGCGACGAGATCGCCGACCTCAAGAAGGAACTGCGTGGGATGGACGCCGCCGGCCTGAAGTGA
- a CDS encoding glycosyltransferase family 39 protein: MSMSILEQRDAGAVHQPAPARPRGRLLDPWAVAVLAAVVSGAWASRPSLWFDEGATISASASRTLPELWKLLGHIDAVHGLYYLLMHGWFAIFPPTEFWSRVPSALAIGGAAAGVTVFTKQFCGQGSGRATAVCGGIVFAIMPRVTWAGIEARSSALSVAAAVWLTVLLVAAARRNSARLWLFYALLSMLSILVSINLVLLMPVYAAILPLLAPEKSRKSVVVWWLISSTVAVGAMTPFILFAHGQVWQVSWIGTLTRNVYLDVLHRQYFDHSVPFAILAGVIVVAAVVARLAPIAVRAPGPGGDARRLLLVSAAWIVIPTGIVLIYSAAVEPVYYPRYLILTAPAAAVVLAVCIVTVARKPWPIAGVLALFAVAAFPNYYFTQRGPYAKEGWDYSQVADLIGSHAARGDCLLVDNTVPWKPGPIRALLATRPAAFRSLIDVERGAYGPKVGSLWDGHVAVWLTTAKINKCSTIWTITNKDKSLPDHQSGQSLPPGSAFGRTPAYRFPSYLGFRVVERWQFHYSQVVKSTR; encoded by the coding sequence ATGTCTATGTCCATTCTCGAGCAGCGTGACGCGGGCGCCGTTCACCAGCCCGCGCCCGCCCGGCCGCGCGGCAGGCTGCTCGACCCGTGGGCGGTCGCGGTGTTGGCCGCCGTTGTCAGCGGCGCGTGGGCCAGTCGGCCGTCGCTGTGGTTCGACGAGGGCGCCACGATCTCGGCGTCCGCCAGCCGGACGCTGCCCGAGCTGTGGAAACTGCTGGGCCATATCGATGCCGTGCACGGGCTGTATTACCTGCTGATGCACGGTTGGTTCGCGATATTTCCGCCGACGGAATTCTGGTCGCGGGTGCCCAGCGCCCTGGCCATCGGCGGCGCCGCCGCCGGCGTCACGGTTTTCACCAAGCAGTTTTGCGGGCAGGGTTCGGGGCGGGCCACGGCGGTCTGCGGCGGCATCGTCTTCGCCATCATGCCGCGGGTTACCTGGGCGGGTATCGAAGCTCGCTCCTCCGCGCTTTCGGTGGCCGCCGCCGTCTGGCTGACCGTCTTGCTTGTCGCGGCGGCGCGGCGCAACAGCGCGCGGCTCTGGCTGTTCTACGCGCTGCTCTCGATGTTGTCGATATTGGTCAGCATTAACTTGGTGCTGCTGATGCCGGTCTACGCCGCGATACTGCCGCTACTCGCGCCCGAGAAATCTCGAAAATCCGTCGTCGTGTGGTGGTTGATCAGCTCAACCGTGGCGGTCGGGGCCATGACGCCGTTCATCCTGTTCGCCCACGGGCAGGTTTGGCAGGTCTCGTGGATCGGGACGCTGACGCGCAACGTCTACCTCGACGTCCTGCATCGGCAGTATTTCGACCACAGCGTTCCATTCGCCATCCTGGCGGGCGTTATCGTCGTGGCCGCGGTGGTGGCGCGGCTGGCCCCGATAGCGGTCCGGGCACCGGGCCCCGGCGGCGATGCCCGCCGGCTTTTGCTGGTCAGCGCGGCATGGATCGTCATTCCCACCGGGATCGTGCTGATTTATTCGGCGGCCGTCGAACCCGTCTATTACCCGCGCTACCTGATCCTGACCGCTCCGGCGGCGGCCGTCGTTTTGGCGGTCTGCATCGTCACGGTCGCCCGCAAGCCGTGGCCCATCGCCGGCGTGCTCGCGCTGTTCGCCGTTGCCGCTTTTCCGAACTACTACTTCACGCAACGCGGGCCGTATGCCAAGGAGGGCTGGGATTACAGCCAGGTGGCCGATCTGATCGGCTCCCATGCCGCACGCGGGGACTGTCTGCTGGTGGACAACACGGTGCCCTGGAAGCCCGGGCCGATCCGCGCCCTGCTGGCCACTCGGCCGGCGGCCTTCCGGTCGTTGATCGACGTCGAACGCGGCGCCTACGGCCCCAAGGTCGGCTCGCTGTGGGACGGCCACGTCGCCGTCTGGCTGACGACGGCCAAGATCAACAAGTGCTCCACCATCTGGACCATCACCAACAAAGACAAGTCACTGCCCGATCATCAAAGCGGACAATCGTTGCCGCCGGGAAGCGCGTTCGGCCGCACACCGGCGTATCGGTTCCCGAGCTACCTTGGGTTCCGCGTCGTCGAACGTTGGCAATTCCATTACTCGCAAGTGGTGAAGTCAACGCGGTGA
- a CDS encoding DUF402 domain-containing protein — MRAVDEYVVRPWGLYIARPTPGRAQFHYLESWLLPSLGLRATVFHFNPGHERDHDYYLDVGEYTPGPKEWRSVDHYLDIEARTGAGAGLADVDELLDAVRHGLLTPEVAERAVRRAVAAVDGLARHDYDLSRWTASNGMELTWRRTST, encoded by the coding sequence GTGCGGGCCGTCGACGAGTACGTGGTGCGACCGTGGGGTCTCTATATTGCCCGTCCCACGCCGGGCAGGGCCCAGTTTCACTACCTCGAATCGTGGCTGCTGCCGTCGTTGGGCTTGCGCGCCACGGTCTTTCACTTCAATCCGGGTCACGAACGCGACCACGATTACTACCTTGATGTGGGCGAATACACGCCCGGCCCGAAGGAGTGGCGTTCCGTGGACCATTACCTCGACATCGAGGCTCGCACCGGCGCCGGGGCGGGACTAGCCGATGTCGACGAGCTGCTGGACGCGGTGCGCCACGGCCTGCTGACCCCGGAAGTCGCCGAGCGGGCGGTGCGGCGCGCGGTGGCCGCGGTCGACGGTCTGGCCCGCCATGACTATGACCTTTCCCGGTGGACGGCCAGCAACGGCATGGAACTCACCTGGCGCCGAACCTCGACTTGA
- a CDS encoding DNA polymerase ligase N-terminal domain-containing protein, whose translation MPLSEYRRKRRSGTSPEPAGRRGRKRRGTDDGPRFVIQHHAARSDHYDFRLEIDGVLVSWAIPKGPSTNPKDRRMARRTEDHPLEYASFEGVIPAGEYGAGGVIVWDRGTYANATKHEMGEGLERGHLSFRLHGEKLRGGYALTRIREGKDETWLLIKRRDEDADARRKPVRNQPESVLTGRTLDDLNDPDESS comes from the coding sequence ATGCCCCTGAGCGAGTACCGGCGCAAACGCCGGTCCGGCACCAGCCCCGAGCCGGCCGGACGGCGGGGCCGAAAGCGCCGCGGAACCGACGACGGCCCGCGTTTCGTCATTCAGCACCATGCGGCGCGCAGCGACCATTACGACTTTCGCCTCGAGATCGACGGCGTGCTCGTATCCTGGGCGATACCCAAAGGGCCGTCGACCAACCCCAAGGACAGGCGAATGGCGCGCCGCACCGAGGACCACCCGCTGGAATACGCCTCGTTCGAGGGCGTGATCCCCGCGGGCGAATACGGCGCCGGCGGTGTCATCGTCTGGGACCGCGGCACGTACGCCAACGCGACCAAGCACGAGATGGGTGAAGGCCTTGAACGCGGCCATCTTTCGTTTCGCTTGCACGGCGAAAAGCTGCGCGGCGGCTATGCGCTCACCCGGATCAGGGAGGGCAAGGACGAAACGTGGCTGCTGATCAAACGCAGGGACGAGGACGCCGACGCGCGGCGTAAGCCGGTGCGAAACCAGCCGGAATCGGT
- a CDS encoding MgtC/SapB family protein, which translates to MQIWLADPFLGGAVQGTRHLVELFAAFGLTALIGLERTVQGKRAGLRTQTIVGTSSALIFLVSKYGFADVLSAGTSVLDPSRVAAQIVSGIGFLGAGIIITRRGAVHGLTTAAAVWESAAIGMAAGAGLLLLASAVVALHFVSALAFNRVERQLSARLHGSVRLHVVYENGRGVLRELLRVCGQRNWLLTELDADAHDIDLDQVGVTMTLSGDKIANAMQVLREVDGVNAVLRAEESTD; encoded by the coding sequence ATGCAGATCTGGCTGGCCGACCCATTCCTCGGCGGTGCCGTACAGGGCACCCGGCACCTCGTCGAGCTGTTCGCCGCGTTCGGGCTCACGGCGCTGATCGGCCTGGAACGCACGGTCCAGGGGAAAAGGGCCGGGCTGCGGACCCAGACCATCGTCGGCACGTCGTCGGCGCTGATCTTCTTGGTCAGCAAGTACGGCTTCGCCGATGTCTTGTCGGCGGGCACGAGCGTGTTGGACCCTTCACGCGTCGCGGCCCAAATCGTCTCGGGCATCGGCTTTTTGGGCGCCGGGATCATCATCACCCGCCGCGGTGCCGTCCACGGGCTCACCACGGCGGCCGCGGTATGGGAGTCGGCCGCGATCGGCATGGCGGCGGGCGCCGGCCTGCTGCTGCTCGCCAGCGCCGTGGTGGCCCTGCACTTCGTCAGCGCGCTCGCCTTCAATAGGGTGGAGCGCCAACTCTCCGCGCGGCTGCACGGCAGCGTCCGGCTGCACGTCGTCTACGAGAACGGCCGCGGCGTGCTGCGGGAGTTGCTGCGGGTCTGCGGGCAGCGAAATTGGTTGCTCACCGAGCTCGACGCGGACGCCCACGATATCGACCTCGACCAGGTCGGGGTGACGATGACGTTGTCGGGCGACAAGATTGCGAACGCCATGCAGGTGCTCAGGGAGGTCGACGGGGTTAACGCCGTGCTTCGTGCCGAGGAGAGTACGGACTGA
- a CDS encoding serine/threonine-protein kinase: MDEHKGTTRRLDAGRRLLSNPRLVREALRSGFHSLPSATVAHLFRRIPPVNSTPNAEPQPAEQPGEAGGSRLALSGGAPFAGYTILRQLGAGGMAEVYLALHPRLPRRDVIKVLAEAVTADPEFRERFNREADLAATLWHPHIVGVHDRGEYGGQLWISMDYVEGTDAARLVKERHQDGQKGLPVHEVCAILHAVAGALDYAHDRGLLHRDVKPANILLTHPEDGERRILLADFGVARHLGNISGITETNVAVGTVAYAAPEQLTGSNIDGRADQYALAATAFHLLTGAPPFQHSNPIAVISQHLHEDPPRLSDYRPDLADLDEVFRKALAKQPEDRFERCRAFASAVGAVGERFDDVCDADRAAQPDAALPARRRGGGVRGVVAAMNHRYSSRTRWATALVGAVLIAVAATWSTLYSFEPESPAANVPALASKPSVPAPNAATTSSGPVLNGTFQLSYDRGKQTTNGVPIRHDGAPTDWWAFRSVCTTNGCAATGTQLDDANHQVTSTADGGHTDTLRFIGGYWQGAPQQERVGCTQPNGQVRATQQETIAWSLAPQADGTLRGTQTETVLTNECGAQGAVVRVPVVATRVGDVPPAVTLADPTQVISTSTTPAHPAPPVLGGLCSDVGKLAYDPTNNEQVVCEGNTWAKAPITMGVHASGSSCDRPNTSVFAMSTSNDGYLLQCDPVTRTWTRPS, encoded by the coding sequence ATGGACGAACACAAGGGGACCACCCGGCGCCTCGATGCCGGGCGACGGCTGCTGAGTAACCCGCGTTTGGTCCGCGAGGCCCTGCGATCGGGCTTTCACTCACTGCCCTCGGCGACCGTCGCGCACCTGTTTCGCCGCATTCCGCCGGTCAACTCGACCCCGAACGCGGAGCCCCAGCCGGCGGAGCAGCCTGGCGAGGCCGGGGGATCGCGCCTTGCGCTCAGTGGTGGCGCGCCGTTTGCCGGCTACACGATCCTGCGGCAGCTGGGCGCGGGCGGCATGGCCGAGGTCTACCTGGCCCTGCATCCCCGGCTGCCGCGCCGCGACGTGATCAAGGTGCTCGCCGAGGCGGTGACGGCGGATCCGGAGTTTCGCGAGAGGTTCAACCGGGAGGCCGACCTTGCGGCGACGCTGTGGCACCCGCACATCGTCGGGGTCCACGACCGCGGCGAATACGGCGGCCAGCTGTGGATCTCCATGGACTACGTCGAGGGCACCGACGCGGCCCGACTGGTCAAAGAGCGCCACCAGGACGGCCAAAAAGGTTTGCCGGTCCACGAGGTGTGCGCCATCCTGCACGCCGTCGCCGGCGCGCTCGACTACGCCCACGATCGCGGCTTGCTGCACCGCGACGTCAAGCCCGCCAACATCCTGCTCACCCACCCGGAGGACGGGGAACGGCGAATCCTATTGGCGGACTTCGGCGTGGCTCGTCACCTCGGCAACATCAGCGGCATCACCGAGACCAATGTCGCGGTGGGAACGGTGGCCTACGCGGCGCCCGAACAGTTGACGGGTTCCAACATCGACGGTCGGGCGGACCAATATGCCTTGGCCGCCACGGCGTTTCATCTGCTCACCGGTGCGCCACCGTTCCAGCACTCCAACCCGATCGCGGTGATCAGCCAACACCTGCACGAGGATCCACCCCGGCTCAGCGATTACCGCCCGGATTTGGCGGACCTCGACGAGGTGTTCCGCAAGGCGCTGGCCAAACAACCCGAGGACCGGTTCGAGCGGTGTCGCGCGTTTGCATCCGCCGTGGGAGCCGTCGGCGAGCGGTTCGACGACGTCTGCGACGCCGATCGGGCCGCCCAACCCGATGCCGCTTTGCCGGCGCGACGGCGCGGCGGCGGCGTCCGTGGCGTTGTGGCGGCGATGAACCACAGGTATTCGTCACGGACCCGGTGGGCGACGGCGCTCGTCGGCGCGGTGCTGATCGCCGTGGCGGCGACCTGGTCGACCCTGTACTCGTTCGAGCCGGAGAGCCCCGCGGCCAACGTTCCCGCCCTGGCGTCGAAACCGTCGGTCCCGGCGCCCAACGCCGCGACCACCTCGTCGGGGCCGGTGCTCAACGGCACCTTCCAGTTGAGCTACGACCGCGGCAAGCAGACCACCAACGGCGTGCCGATCCGCCACGACGGCGCCCCCACCGACTGGTGGGCTTTCCGTTCGGTGTGCACCACGAACGGGTGTGCGGCCACCGGGACCCAGCTCGACGACGCCAACCACCAGGTGACCAGCACCGCCGACGGGGGGCACACGGACACGCTGCGCTTCATCGGCGGCTATTGGCAGGGCGCACCCCAGCAGGAGCGGGTGGGCTGCACGCAGCCGAACGGACAGGTGCGGGCCACCCAGCAGGAGACCATCGCATGGTCGTTGGCGCCGCAGGCCGACGGCACCCTGCGCGGCACGCAAACCGAGACCGTCCTCACCAATGAGTGCGGCGCACAGGGAGCGGTCGTGCGGGTGCCCGTCGTGGCCACGCGGGTCGGTGACGTGCCGCCGGCCGTGACCTTGGCCGATCCGACACAGGTGATCAGCACCTCGACCACGCCGGCCCACCCGGCACCGCCCGTCCTCGGCGGGCTGTGCAGCGACGTCGGCAAACTTGCCTACGACCCGACCAACAACGAGCAGGTCGTCTGCGAAGGCAACACGTGGGCCAAAGCCCCCATCACGATGGGGGTGCACGCGTCCGGCAGCTCGTGCGACCGGCCGAACACCTCGGTGTTCGCCATGTCCACCTCGAACGACGGCTACCTGCTGCAATGCGATCCCGTCACGCGGACGTGGACCCGCCCCAGCTGA
- a CDS encoding universal stress protein, which produces MGAYRTVVVGTDGSDSSMRAVDRAGQIAGADARLIIASAYLPQHEDTRAADALREESYKVSGTAPIYAILQDAKERARTAGATNVEERPIVGAPVDALVKLAEDEEADLLVVGNVGLSTIAGRLLGSVPANVSRRAKVDVLIVHTTN; this is translated from the coding sequence ATGGGCGCCTATCGGACCGTGGTGGTCGGGACCGACGGCTCGGATTCGTCGATGCGTGCGGTGGACCGGGCGGGCCAAATCGCCGGGGCCGACGCCAGGTTGATCATCGCGTCGGCGTACCTGCCCCAGCACGAGGACACCCGGGCCGCCGACGCACTGCGGGAAGAAAGCTACAAGGTGTCGGGCACCGCGCCGATTTACGCGATCCTGCAGGACGCCAAGGAGCGGGCGCGCACGGCCGGCGCCACGAACGTGGAGGAGCGGCCGATCGTCGGCGCTCCGGTCGACGCGCTGGTAAAGCTGGCCGAGGACGAAGAGGCCGATCTGCTGGTCGTCGGGAACGTCGGCCTGAGCACGATTGCGGGGCGGCTGCTGGGATCGGTGCCGGCCAACGTCTCGCGTCGGGCCAAGGTTGACGTGTTGATCGTGCACACCACGAATTAG